One part of the Aricia agestis chromosome Z, ilAriAges1.1, whole genome shotgun sequence genome encodes these proteins:
- the LOC121738766 gene encoding uncharacterized protein LOC121738766, translating to MTGGDGRSQGGGSKKKGDEEFRSRSGSEMDSDRCAGRRGLTLSYGAAAGTSTSRVTVRGGISLGEILGEDWAMPSASVSVSESEHLTRKRLYSERSASDSEGTDAALGRAKKVTAARRGRGRGTAKLLTAARQALSEKEAQKAEDFVASLDKQSFRKSPVKEIACERPGPLDLDVDQMAADDLMSTAVGGLDDILYIASRSTNLKGGYASKIRRATGVIRSVLETLATRTEVEETRRLRADNNRLQREVANLKEEVRAYRRDFEEAKKAAVAQRNPTLSDEQLSSLEGSIARMVGNMIDGRLAAIKDRLPPPPIVRPPLAADKKRATQEASGVSTASISRREAREKSPIIGVPRASNQSVPVVASPREREEFPPLPVRPETRPAPTNAPTKKGKGKGKGKRTKETEWTNFGPSVPNGASQGEQSLSEAAQQPPSQHGSVVVAPQQQSETAEGWSEVVRRKGAKKKPKAKAKEAPKSAPKGKKLTLPKSEAIIVKLRPEAQQSGVSYCEALTKARLAVDPQEFGLGPLRVRTSATGARLIEVPGRTSRDKADQLANKLASVLSDVAVVSRPILTACFKLTGLDDTANAANIKAAVAKEGGCDSERVWVGDIFRSPRGIGFARMSCPITAGKELLRKGGFCVGWSRVRVEHEGMRPRHCFRCYEMGHSSIMCPSKTDRSQLCRRCSKPGHKVSTCTSEPHCAACADAGRKSDHVMAGKACNPPSTRGKALPPRPSGREQEAPEAEMSE from the coding sequence ATGACAGGGGGTGATGGTAGGAGTCAAGGAGGGGGGTCTAAGAAGAAGGGGGATGAGGAATTTAGGAGTAGGAGCGGGAGTGAAATGGACTCCGATAGGTGTGCTGGTCGGAGGGGTTTGACCCTTTCCTATGGGGCTGCGGCTGGGACATCAACGAGCCGAGTCACAGTCCGTGGAGGAATCTCCCTGGGAGAAATTCTAGGCGAGGATTGGGCGATGCCCTCTGCGTCGGTTTCGGTGTCGGAGTCGGAACACCTGACTCGTAAACGCCTTTACTCGGAGCGTTCCGCCTCCGATTCCGAAGGGACTGATGCTGCCTTGGGCAGGGCTAAGAAGGTCACTGCTGCCAGGCGTGGTAGAGGCCGCGGGACGGCCAAATTGTTGACGGCGGCCCGACAGGCACTTTCAGAGAAGGAGGCGCAAAAGGCGGAGGATTTTGTGGCCTCGTTGGACAAGCAATCCTTCCGGAAGTCTCCGGTGAAGGAGATTGCATGTGAGAGGCCGGGTCCTTTGGACCTAGATGTGGACCAAATGGCGGCTGATGACTTGATGTCCACGGCTGTTGGGGGGCTTGATGACATCCTCTATATAGCTAGCAGATCCACCAATCTCAAAGGTGGATATGCTAGCAAGATCCGTAGAGCCACTGGTGTCATCAGGTCTGTTTTGGAGACTTTGGCGACGAGGACAGAGGTAGAGGAGACGCGTCGTCTTCGTGCCGACAATAATCGGCTGCAGAGGGAGGTGGCCAACCTTAAGGAGGAGGTCCGCGCATACCGGCGCGACTTCGAAGAGGCGAAGAAGGCGGCAGTAGCTCAGCGTAACCCTACGCTGAGTGATGAGCAGCTGAGTTCTCTCGAGGGCAGCATAGCTCGTATGGTCGGCAACATGATTGACGGCCGGCTTGCGGCCATCAAAGATAGGTTGCCGCCTCCCCCAATTGTTCGCCCGCCATTGGCTGCGGACAAAAAGAGAGCGACACAAGAAGCCAGCGGGGTCTCTACGGCTTCGATTTCTAGGCGAGAGGCGAGAGAGAAGTCGCCAATTATTGGGGTGCCAAGAGCCTCCAATCAATCGGTTCCTGTGGTGGCTTCTCCACGTGAGCGGGAGGAGTTTCCTCCACTTCCGGTCCGTCCTGAGACGCGCCCTGCCCCCACCAACGCCCCTACTAAGAAGGGCAAAGGCAAGGGCAAGGGTAAGAGGACTAAGGAGACAGAATGGACCAATTTTGGCCCTTCTGTTCCTAATGGAGCTTCACAGGGCGAACAAAGTCTTTCGGAGGCTGCGCAGCAGCCTCCTTCGCAGCATGGGTCGGTAGTGGTTGCACCGCAACAGCAGTCGGAGACGGCTGAAGGGTGGTCCGAGGTCGTCCGTCGCAAGGGGGCGAAGAAGAAGCCCAAAGCAAAGGCCAAGGAGGCACCGAAAAGTGCCCCCAAGGGCAAGAAGTTGACACTCCCGAAATCCGAGGCGATAATTGTTAAATTGCGTCCGGAGGCTCAACAATCGGGAGTGTCCTATTGTGAGGCCCTCACAAAGGCCAGGCTGGCGGTGGACCCGCAGGAGTTTGGCTTGGGGCCGCTGAGGGTTCGGACTTCAGCGACGGGGGCTCGTCTAATCGAGGTCCCTGGTAGGACGAGCCGTGACAAGGCGGATCAGCTGGCGAATAAGCTGGCCTCTGTGTTGTCAGATGTGGCAGTGGTTTCTAGACCCATCCTGACTGCGTGCTTTAAATTGACGGGTCTGGACGATACTGCCAACGCAGCTAATATTAAAGCGGCGGTGGCGAAAGAGGGTGGCTGTGACTCCGAGCGGGTCTGGGTTGGAGATATTTTCCGCAGTCCTCGCGGAATAGGATTTGCGAGAATGTCCTGCCCGATTACTGCGGGTAAGGAACTGCTGCGCAAGGGCGGTTTCTGTGTCGGCTGGAGCCGTGTCAGGGTCGAGCATGAGGGCATGCGACCCAGGCACTGCTTCAGATGCTATGAGATGGGGCACTCCTCCATCATGTGCCCCTCAAAGACTGACCGCAGCCAGCTTTGTCGCCGCTGCAGTAAGCCCGGACACAAGGTCAGCACCTGCACATCGGAGCCTCATTGCGCTGCATGTGCAGATGCTGGCCGTAAGTCAGACCACGTGATGGCGGGGAAGGCGTGTAACCCCCCATCCACTCGTGGTAAAGCTCTCCCCCCAAGACCGTCGGGAAGAGAGCAGGAGGCGCCTGAGGCCGAGATGTCAGAGTAA
- the LOC121738767 gene encoding uncharacterized protein LOC121738767, producing MPGHLGFLQANVNHSAAAQDLLLQSMAEWLVDVVVVAEPYFVPHLPHWAGDTDGSVAVVSRQGVGPPLIPKMRGPGYVAVVRGEIAIVGVYFSPNQNLAALERFLDVLVPLISRLTPFPVVVAGDFNAKSSAWGSPITNPKGREVEEWAVATGLSLINHGTVPTCVRWNGESVVDLTFATPDIARRIGGWRVITELETLSDHRYIRFEVSPPSRSSPALSRGRSRFPRWALSRLDRELAEEAAIVGRWCLPSTWQGQGVDGMAGCFGDVLTNVCRAAMPRLNGPPPPRRAVYWWSSELTDLRAACNAARRAYGRSRRRRPQDIERDGRLHRVYVEKREALKLAMSRAKEAAWLELGAG from the exons ATGCCAGGACATCTCGGTTTCTTACAGGCGAATGTTAACCACTCCGCTGCGGCTCAGGATCTCCTCCTGCAGTCGATGGCGGAGTGGCTTGTTGATGTAGTGGTGGTAGCGGAGCCGTATTTTGTGCCTCATCTGCCACATTGGGCAGGAGACACGGATGGCTCCGTTGCCGTTGTATCCAGGCAAGGTGTCGGCCCCCCTCTCATACCTAAAATGAGGGGGCCGGGGTACGTTGCTGTGGTCCGGGGAGAGATTGCCATAGTAGGCGTTTATTTCTCCCCGAATCAAAATTTGGCGGCTTTGGAGCGGTTCCTGGATGTGCTGGTGCCGCTCATAAGCAGGCTGACTCCTTTCCCGGTAGTCGTGGCGGGGGACTTCAACGCTAAGTCCTCGGCGTGGGGGTCCCCAATCACGAATCCGAAAGGGAGGGAGGTTGAGGAATGGGCGGTGGCTACGGGGCTGTCTCTTATCAATCACGGGACGGTCCCGACCTGCGTGCGATGGAATGGAGAGTCAGTGGTAGATCTGACCTTCGCCACGCCAGATATCGCACGCAGGATTGGAGGATGGAGGGTGATTACGGAGTTGGAGACACTTTCGGACCACCGTTATATTCGGTTCGAGGTGTCTCCGCCCTCCAGGTCAAGTCCGGCGTTGTCCAGGGGTCGTAGCAGGTTCCCACGTTGGGCCTTGTCTAGGCTCGATCGGGAACTGGCGGAGGAGGCCGCGATCGTCGGCCGCTGGTGTCTTCCGTCGACGTGGCAAGGTCAAGGGGTTGATGGAATGGCTGGCTGTTTCGGAGACGTACTCACAAACGTCTGCCGGGCAGCCATGCCGAGGTTGAATGGTCCACCCCCTCCACGTCGAGCGGTTTACTGGTGGTCGAGTGAACTGACAGACCTTCGCGCTGCCTGTAATGCGGCGCGTCGCGCTTATGGACGCAGCAGGCGGCGCCGACCCCAGGACATAGAGCGGGATGGCCGGCTGCACAGGGTCTACGTGGAAAAAAGAGAGGCCCTGAAGCTGGCCATGAGCCGAGCTAAGGAGGCAGCATGGTTGGAGCTG GGCGCGGGATAA
- the LOC121738768 gene encoding uncharacterized protein LOC121738768, with the protein MEYKHADNSPRVGTGNAGESHTPASAGDRAVYTGGPKHALKEGRRNDDFGNELTDNDRQCDLAMLTASEGGSRAATPVPTGMGSGFFRRPGSGSDESGDESAASHNPDVDSERERTRDTFRRKRRGSELEDSPEKNRGAAAKPSSKRGRGRPPTTGQYVGMYKAKKDLLDIKQRELEVEVEKELLDVTKRLPNLRSNRLSESSLSDCIMAEDEITTAKLGEAITQSLDAISAVTQKSKNLKGTYIAALKKATCTIKEASVSLLSRSASEETRALAAQNTRLSRELEDMKKELEAVKRRLADAQPQSAPIKEPNVEELLQRALREAVSVMNARMDARLEGLEARLLPEPRLRPPLAADKKKERAASTSVARPQLPEVEKETPPPPEPSVSTLMAPTNPEPKPKRTKKGRKSAAAVEAAAARSDATTAVATTQPASPSWTEVVKRGKAPKKVEDKKKTLKKKEKKKKERQLRAPKSAAVVLTLLPDAEKNGVTYQDVIDKAKLQLDLAALDIPAVKFKRAVTGARMYEVSGAACKEKADALAGKLKEIVGEDVVRVSRPQKCAELRITGLDDSATATEIAASVARSGGCRPTDVRVGEIRVDRRGRGLAWVKCPVEAAKLVTASPARIYVGWTVAQVTLLAQRTMRCFRCHEEGHTRATCSSGTDRSELCFRCGQPGHSVKQCGNPPHCALCESRGKAADHIVGSKRCNKSVPKAKRKGPKKSRAPQEAATTSTAAPSGNLNHCAQAQDLWVQALLQWEIDVAVIAEPYRVLERGDWLGDADSSVALVFGPKIMSPSSRNAIRGRGFVVAILGTLTVVGVYFSPNKPTAEFEALLLRLTAVVEGSSRPVVVAGDFNAKSPLWGSPAANARGRLLEDWLATTGLVLANRGASSTCVRRQGESIVDLTLVSPAIAPHITEWQVLSRTETLSDHLYIRFVVSAHSTEPGRTFTPGAGPRWSLKKLDRDLLKEAAAVASWAPLPSEDVEECTEWLIEAAHNICDASMPRAGPVVPRRQTYWWSPDLKRLRDQCVAARRRYLRYRRRRIRSETEEETIYDGYRTARHNLRDAIRMAKKTAWEEFLGTLEQDPWGRPYKWVRQKLRPAAPPLTQSLQPDLCRSIVSALFPPRAEWSPPSMAPPTAEPEEEEEIPPVSAGELAVAVHKMSLQNKAPGLDGVPGRVWVLAMEHMEARVLAVLNLCLVQGRVPRRWKTGKLVLLKKAGRPEDQPSAYRPIVLIDEICKTFERIIVARLNRHLESVGPNLSDAQFGFRSRRSTIDAVARIRLITEQQISQGGVVLVVSLDIANAFNTLPWETIKEALRYHRVPRYLRRTIGDYLSERSVQYPTEDGWEEQEVDCGVPQGSALGPELWDLGFDHVLRGANLPGVELVAYADDTAVVCRAKTHREATILATAAVAQVVRRIQALGLTVALNKTEAIVFHGPRNAPPPGLAIIVGGTSIQIASTMTYLGLVLDSRWTFKEHFRRLSEKVKKAAGALASLLPNLGGPSLTCRRLYMGVIRSMVMYGAPIWAEDLAAVNRQALGRLQRIMATRAVRGYRTISRDAACLLAGSVPWDLDAKTLADVYWLFREWLGRKNGALSFRLTQVLTGHGCFGRYLCEIAGREETTRCHHCGEDRDTAAHTLTACPSWILQRAALTAAIGQDISLPAMVRAMLRSELEWKAVENFSEEVIAAKEEAERDREREALDPQRRRRPRRQRVIQNDNLPS; encoded by the exons ATGGAATACAAGCATGCGGATAATTCTCCCAGGGTGGGTACCGGCAACGCCGGAGAATCCCACACTCCCGCTTCGGCGGGGGATCGGGCCGTGTATACTGGGGGCCCCAAACATGCTTTGAAGGAGGGGAGGAGGAATGACGACTTTGGCAACGAACTTACGGACAATGATAGGCAATGCGATTTGGCAATGTTGACGGCGAGCGAGGGTGGATCACGAGCGGCAACGCCCGTACCCACCGGCATGGGCTCCGGGTTCTTTAGGAGACCCGGAAGTGGTAGTGACGAGAGCGGCGATGAGTCCGCCGCTTCTCATAATCCGGACGTGGACAGTGAGAGGGAGAGGACCCGGGACACTTTCCGGCGCAAGAGGCGCGGTAGTGAGCTCGAGGATAGCCCGGAGAAAAACAGGGGAGCGGCCGCAAAGCCCTCCTCCAAACGCGGAAGAGGAAGACCGCCCACCACAGGGCAATACGTAGGCATGTACAAGGCCAAGAAGGATCTCCTCGACATCAAGCAGAGGGAACTTGAAGTCGAGGTAGAGAAGGAACTACTGGACGTGACAAAGAGACTCCCGAACCTACGGTCCAACCGGCTTTCGGAGTCCTCACTCTCAGACTGTATAATGGCGGAAGACGAGATCACAACGGCGAAACTTGGCGAGGCAATAACGCAGAGCCTTGACGCCATCTCCGCTGTGACTCAGAAGTCGAAGAATCTTAAGGGCACCTACATCGCGGCCCTTAAAAAAGCGACCTGTACCATAAAGGAAGCGAGCGTTAGCCTTCTTAGCAGGTCAGCTTCGGAAGAGACGAGAGCCCTGGCGGCGCAGAACACACGCCTCTCCAGAGAGCTAGAGGACATGAAGAAAGAACTAGAGGCCGTCAAGCGCAGGCTCGCTGACGCCCAACCACAGTCTGCTCCTATTAAAGAGCCGAATGTGGAAGAGCTATTACAGCGAGCGCTGCGCGAGGCGGTCTCCGTGATGAACGCCCGCATGGATGCACGCTTGGAAGGGCTCGAGGCCCGACTTCTACCGGAACCTCGCCTACGCCCTCCACTTGCTGCGGACAAAAAGAAGGAGAGAGCTGCCTCCACATCAGTCGCAAGGCCGCAGCTACCTGAAGTGGAAAAAGAGACCCCGCCTCCGCCGGAGCCATCAGTCTCTACATTGATGGCTCCGACGAACCCGGAGCCTAAACCAAAAAGGACAAAGAAGGGACGAAAGTCTGCTGCTGCTGTCGAGGCTGCAGCCGCGAGAAGCGATGCAACGACGGCGGTAGCTACGACACAGCCAGCCTCTCCTTCATGGACAGAGGTAGTCAAAAGAGGGAAGGCACCGAAGAAGGTGGAAGACAAGAAAAAGACGCTGAAGAAGAAGGAGAAAAAGAAGAAGGAAAGGCAACTCCGCGCTCCAAAATCAGCAGCCGTAGTACTGACTCTGCTTCCGGACGCGGAGAAAAATGGCGTCACTTACCAGGACGTCATTGATAAGGCGAAGTTACAGCTAGATTTGGCTGCACTTGATATCCCAGCGGTCAAATTTAAGCGGGCCGTGACCGGGGCTCGTATGTACGAGGTCTCGGGAGCGGCCTGCAAGGAGAAGGCCGACGCCCTTGCGGGCAAATTAAAGGAAATAGTCGGTGAAGACGTGGTACGAGTGTCTCGGCCGCAGAAATGTGCGGAGCTGAGAATCACGGGTCTCGACGACTCTGCAACAGCGACAGAAATCGCAGCTTCCGTCGCAAGATCGGGCGGTTGTCGTCCCACAGATGTCAGAGTCGGCGAGATCCGCGTAGATAGAAGAGGGCGCGGCTTGGCCTGGGTCAAGTGCCCGGTCGAGGCCGCCAAGCTGGTGACTGCGTCGCCTGCCAGGATTTACGTCGGCTGGACAGTGGCCCAGGTGACCCTCCTGGCCCAGCGCACCATGAGGTGCTTCCGGTGCCATGAAGAGGGACACACCAGAGCGACATGTTCCTCAGGAACAGACCGCAGTGAACTCTGTTTCCGCTGCGGACAGCCCGGGCACTCGGTCAAACAGTGCGGGAACCCACCGCACTGCGCGCTCTGCGAGTCACGAGGGAAAGCGGCGGACCATATTGTGGGCAGCAAGCGCTGCAACAAATCTGTCCCCAAAGCAAAACGGAAAGGCCCCAAAAAGAGCCGAGCGCCTCAAGAGGCCGCCACAACATCTACGGCGGCCCCTAGT GGCAACCTGAACCACTGCGCCCAGGCGCAGGATCTTTGGGTTCAGGCTCTTCTGCAGTGGGAGATCGACGTGGCCGTTATTGCAGAGCCGTACCGCGTCCTGGAAAGAGGCGACTGGTTGGGAGACGCTGACTCGTCGGTCGCCTTAGTCTTTGGTCCCAAAATCATGTCTCCTTCGTCGAGGAACGCGATAAGGGGCCGTGGATTTGTTGTCGCCATCTTGGGGACCCTCACCGTGGTGGGGGTTTACTTTTCCCCCAACAAGCCGACCGCCGAGTTTGAGGCGCTCTTGCTTCGCCTGACCGCCGTCGTAGAGGGGTCGAGTCGCCCCGTAGTTGTCGCCGGAGACTTCAACGCGAAGTCTCCGCTGTGGGGCTCCCCGGCGGCAAATGCGAGAGGTCGACTCTTAGAGGATTGGTTGGCCACTACCGGCCTGGTCCTGGCAAACCGCGGTGCGTCCAGTACATGCGTCCGGCGACAGGGAGAGTCCATAGTGGACCTCACCCTGGTCAGCCCAGCCATCGCCCCGCATATAACCGAGTGGCAGGTCTTGAGTCGCACTGAGACTCTCTCGGACCACCTCTACATACGCTTCGTCGTCTCAGCTCACTCGACGGAGCCGGGTCGCACATTTACACCTGGTGCAGGCCCGAGGTGGTCCTTGAAGAAGTTGGACCGCGACCTCCTCAAGGAGGCAGCAGCCGTCGCGTCATGGGCGCCTCTACCATCAGAGGACGTAGAGGAATGCACGGAGTGGTTGATTGAGGCGGCACACAACATCTGCGACGCCTCAATGCCCCGCGCCGGGCCGGTCGTACCAAGACGCCAGACGTACTGGTGGAGTCCAGACTTGAAGCGTCTCCGCGATCAATGTGTGGCAGCCCGCCGCCGCTATCTGCGTTATCGAAGAAGGCGAATCAGGAGTGAGACGGAGGAGGAGACCATCTACGATGGATACCGCACAGCGCGTCACAATCTGCGCGATGCCATCCGAATGGCCAAGAAGACGGCATGGGAGGAATTCCTAGGTACTCTTGAGCAGGACCCGTGGGGCAGACCCTACAAGTGGGTGAGGCAAAAGCTTCGCCCTGCTGCCCCACCGCTCACTCAGTCCTTGCAGCCGGATCTCTGCAGATCCATCGTTTCGGCCCTATTTCCACCTAGGGCCGAGTGGTCCCCACCATCCATGGCACCACCAACTGCGGAGcccgaagaggaggaggaaaTCCCCCCAGTTTCAGCCGGAGAACTGGCAGTGGCGGTACATAAAATGAGCCTTCAGAATAAGGCTCCTGGCTTGGATGGAGTCCCCGGTCGTGTATGGGTGCTAGCGATGGAGCACATGGAAGCGCGTGTGCTCGCCGTACTGAACTTGTGTTTGGTACAGGGGCGAGTTCCACGTCGCTGGAAGACGGGCAAACTCGTGCTACTCAAAAAGGCCGGTCGACCAGAAGACCAACCGTCTGCCTATCGTCCCATAGTGTTGATCGACGAGATCTGCAAGACGTTTGAGAGGATCATCGTCGCACGCCTCAACCGTCATCTTGAGAGCGTTGGTCCCAACCTGAGCGATGCTCAGTTCGGGTTTCGGTCTCGTCGATCAACAATAGACGCGGTGGCACGGATTCGGTTAATCACGGAGCAGCAAATCTCTCAGGGCGGGGTGGTGTTGGTTGTCTCATTGGACATCGCCAACGCGTTCAACACCCTGCCTTGGGAAACAATAAAGGAGGCCCTGAGGTACCACCGAGTGCCCAGATACTTACGCCGAACCATCGGTGATTATCTGTCGGAGCGCTCGGTGCAGTACCCTACCGAAGATGGATGGGAAGAGCAGGAGGTAGACTGCGGCGTCCCACAGGGTTCGGCTCTCGGTCCGGAACTGTGGGACCTTGGATTTGACCATGTGCTTCGCGGTGCCAACTTACCCGGCGTCGAACTGGTCGCGTACGCGGACGACACTGCGGTGGTCTGTCGCGCCAAAACGCACCGCGAAGCCACAATCCTGGCGACGGCAGCAGTAGCGCAGGTGGTGCGCAGGATCCAGGCGCTGGGCCTGACGGTGGCGCTGAACAAGACGGAGGCTATCGTTTTCCACGGGCCCCGTAACGCGCCGCCGCCTGGCCTAGCAATAATAGTTGGAGGAACTTCGATCCAGATTGCGTCCACCATGACTTATCTCGGACTGGTCCTCGATAGCCGGTGGACTTTCAAAGAGCACTTCCGCCGGCTATCCGAGAAGGTGAAAAAGGCAGCAGGAGCCCTGGCCTCGCTGCTCCCGAATCTCGGGGGCCCGAGCCTTACTTGTCGGCGCCTGTACATGGGTGTGATACGCTCCATGGTGATGTACGGTGCGCCGATATGGGCTGAAGATCTGGCAGCTGTGAACAGGCAGGCCTTGGGACGGCTACAACGAATAATGGCGACGCGGGCAGTGCGCGGGTACCGCACCATCTCTCGGGATGCTGCGTGCCTGCTAGCCGGAAGCGTCCCATGGGACCTGGACGCCAAAACCCTCGCCGACGTCTACTGGC TGTTCAGGGAGTGGTTGGGTCGGAAGAACGGCGCACTCTCGTTCCGCCTCAcgcaggtgctgaccgggcatggctgcttcggtcggtacctgtgcgagATCGCCGGGAGGGAGGAGACGACGCGATGTCACCACTGTGGAGAGGACAGGGACACGGCCGCGCACACCTTAACGGCCTGTCCCTCATGGATACTACAACGCGCGGCCTTAACGGCCGCGATTGGACAGGACATATCACTGCCAGCTATGGTTCGCGCCATGCTACGCAGTGAACTGGAGTGGAAGGCGGTCGAGAACTTCTCGGAAGAAGTAATCGCCGCaaaggaggaggccgagcgtGACAGAGAGAGGGAGGCGCTGGACCCCCAACGACGAAGAAGGCCAAGGCGACAACGCGTCATCCAAAATGACAACTTGCCGTCCTAG
- the LOC121738769 gene encoding uncharacterized protein LOC121738769, which produces MEKRNLKNTPRAGTSNGESRAPSEEGVCRAYTGAAQSASSEAEAAKAARQKAILAALGGGDNAKKRDSPKPAPITAPAAELLTDEDIDFSQPQPNGVERMLKLMQKKKLRGDKDLPRVLLTRDVKMPPPSTGKDEIGRDSPSGRVSQHGRDLHGHDSEDWLSDSSEMSGISLDSEGLPAFTDMTRRKRRSDDDMAPPLSKGAVPKPKRGRGRPPTTGQYVGLAKAQADLNREKEEALRLQAEEEVAEAARAARETRSSLLASPAAMEEDMPEQTNYALAQCVETSLGTISMVAAKSNNLKGTFQRLLKEAVSDIRATVAEMRSRGATEEMKALEAQNARLQKEVESLRKELEELRRQVMKPAEQDMRQLLSEVSRSNVETFSNMLNARLAGLESRLLPEPRLRPPLAADRARSITPAAVESVEAPPEQTPGPPKQKAKGKPAPNKTRQPAAVAPQEAPAAPEAPKAKKGRKKKRPSMAAQEAAQGGANTSSPRTETPWTKVEESAVKAGLTYAKALETARRAVNIAEFDIPQVRFRRARTGGRLLTIAGEGAEKKADAFAARLKTVLPPEVKVGRPVASAEMRIAGLDDSVTAAEIMEAVALEGECLAGDPGHKAAECGAARPNCSLCEAAGRVERGHELGRCPSAKKPAPGEDKAPTKKARQKSRPRGARAPLAPARMETDA; this is translated from the exons ATGGAAAAGCGCAATTTGAAAAATActccccgggcgggtaccagCAATGGAGAATCCCGTGCACCCTCGGAAGAGGGTGTCTGCCGCGCGTATACGGGGGCGGCACAAAGTGCGTCGAGTGAGGCGGAGGCCGCTAAGGCGGCGAGACAGAAGGCCATTTTGGCGGCGTTAGGAGGAGGTGACAACGCGAAGAAAcgcgacagcccgaagccggcgcccattaccgcgccggcggcggagctTTTAACGGATGAGGACATTGACTTCAGCCAGCCGCAgcccaacggcgttgagcggatgctgaagTTAATGCAGAAGAAGAAACTGAGAGGCGACAAGGATCTGCCGCGTGTTCTtttgacacgcgacgtgaaaatgccgcctccaagTACCGGAAAAGACGAAATTGGTCGAGACTCCCCTAGCGGTcgagtctcccaacatggacGTGACTTACACGGACatgacagcgaggactggctctcggactccagtgaGATGTCTGGCATATCGCTGGACTCTGAGGGCTTGCCCGCATTCACGGATATGACGCGCCGGAAGAGGCGCTCTGACGACGACATGGCGCCGCCCCTCAGTAAAGGAGCGGTGCCCAAACCTAAGAGaggacgcggccgcccgccaacgacCGGACAATATGTCGGCTTGGCAAAGGCGCAGGCCGATCTCAATAGAGAGAAAGAGGAGGCCCTTCGACTCCAGGCCGAGGAGGAGGTAGCCGAGGCGGCCAGGGCGGCGCGAGAGACGCGTTCTTCGCTCCTTGCAAGCCCCGCCGCCATGGAAGAAGACATGCCAGAGCAGACCAACTACGCTCTGGCCCAGTGTGTTGAGACTTCGCTGGGAACGATCTCCATGGTCGCAGCGAAGTCGAACAACCTCAAGGGGACGTTCCAGCGTCTCCTTAAGGAGGCGGTCAGCGACATACGCGCCACCGTCGCCGAAATGAGAAGCCGCGGAGCGACCGAAGAAATGAAGGCCCTCGAGgctcagaatgcgcggctcCAGAAGGAAGTGGAGTCTTTGCGCAAAGAGCTAGAGGAGCTACGTCGTCAGGTGATGAAACCGGCCGAGCAGGACatgcgccagctgttgtctgaggtcTCTCGTTCCAACGTAGAGACCTTCAGCAACATGCTGAACGCTCGGCTGGCCGGACTGGAGAGTCGGCTCCTCCCAGAGCCTCGACTGCGACCTCCGCTCGCGGCGGACAGAGCCCGGAGTATCACACCGGCCGCCGTCGAAAGCGTTGAGGCGCCACCGGAACAGACGCCGGGGCCCCCGAAGCAGAAGGCCAAGGGGAAACCGGCCCCAAATAAGACACGGCAGCCAGCCGCAGTGGCCCCGCAAGAGGCCCCTGCCGCGCCCGAGGCGCCCAAGGCCAAGAAGGGccggaagaagaagcggccgtCAATGGCCGCTCAGGAGGCGGCACAAGGGGGAGCGAACACCAGCTCCCCTCGTACTGAGACCCCTTGGACCAAGGTGG AGgagtcggccgtgaaggcgggtTTGACATACGCCAAGGCActtgagacggcccggcgggcgGTGAACATCGCGGAGTTCGATattccgcaagtccgcttccgccgggcccgaacTGGAGGGCGCCTCCTCACTATCGCCGGTGAGGGCGCAGAGAAGAAGGCGGATgcctttgccgcgaggctgaAGACAGTCCTGCCACCAGAAGTGAAGGTCGGACGGCCGGTTGCAAgcgcggagatgcgcatcgccggccttGACGACTCGGTGACGGCCGCCGAAATCATGGAAGCGGTCGCACTTGAAGGGGAGTGCCTGGCCGGCGAT ccggggcacaaggcggcaGAGTGCGGGGCAGCAAGGCCGAACTGCtccctgtgcgaggccgctggcagaGTTGAAAGGGGGCACGAGCTGGGCAGATGTCCATCTGCTAaaaagccggcccccggagaagaCAAGGCGCCGACCAAAAAAGCCCGACAGAAGTCGAGGCCAAGGGGCGCGCGGGCCCCGCTCGCTCCCGCCCGAATGGAGACGGACgcctag